The segment CGAGTTCGATCGCTGGCGTCAGATCGAAGCGAATGAACTCCTCATCATTGCTCAGCACCTCGTAATGCGTTTCGAGCTGGCGCATCTGCGGCAGAGTCGCTGTGTTCAGTAGCCGCGGCAGCGTGTACGTCGCAAATGCTTGCCCGACGGCTTCATCCATGAGCTCCTCGTCCTCGTACTGCCCACCAGAGCCGCAGGCGCTGCCGAGGAATTCGGCGATGTCCTTGTAGTGCATCGGGCCGAACCGTGAAATCGGCTCATCGTCATCGATTGTAGTTCCTTCATTGAGGCCGTCGTAGTCGGCGTGGAACAGGGACACGAGCGTCTCATGATCGTAGGGGACTATCGCAGGAACGTGCTCGTCGACCCACTCGCTGAACAGGTCATCACGGGCTGCCCGATCGTACTCGTCCAGCCCGACCATAGCGAACCGGCGGGTGATCGCGTCGTCCAGCTCGTTGACCGTCCGGTCAGACATATTCATCGTACAGATTATATGTACATTACTATCAAGCTGCACATTGTGCTTGTCGTCCTGATAGATGGTTTGTTCGGAATTTTCGATAGCCGTGTAGAGCGGCCCGAACACCTGAGAAATGTCGGCACGGGTGATTTCGTCGAGGATAAGTCCCCATTCGATACCGAACTCACGAGCATCGATGACGGCCTTCGAGACGATACCGGGTTGTTTTCGGTAGGCGAATCCGTTCTCCTCCTCTGCGGGCTGGATACCGCCGATGATGTCTGAGGGAGTCCAGGAGGGCGTCGCGGTATGCACCTCATCCCAGTCGTAGAGGTCATCAGCGAGCTGCCGGGCGAAGTACGTCTTGCCCGTCCCAGTTGGGCCATAAAGGACGAGCGGTTTTCCCATCTCAAGGGCGGCTCGGGCGTTCCGCTCGACACGGTCGGGGACGCGGATTTTGGCGAGTTCCTGCCGGTCAGTAACGAGTTGCTTATACCTGTCGGGGATTTCCAGATTCCCCAGTACTGCCCGACGGACTTCCCCAAGCTGGCGAGTCGATTCGTGTTTTACGTCCAACTGTTCCTTGATCAAGATCTCGTCAAGAACCTCCTCATTCGTGGCTGCATTTTTGACCCACTCGGCAGTAGTCTCTGGATCCCGCCGGAGCGTCCCGAGTTGCTCTTTAAGACTCCTGAACGAATAATCCCCTGAACTCATACACTAACAGGGTATTCACGTCGGTTAAAATAAGGTTCCGGTTATTAAACAATCTACTGGAGCGAGAACAGAATCCAGGAAAGCTGTGTGGCGGATTATACCAATCTTAGGTACACCCACTGCGGGATACGGACGATCGGCCGCGCAGCCCCGTCTGACTCGTGGACGGTCACCGGGGCTGTTGAGTCCCCGTGATCAGTCGTAAGCATGACACCGAACGGTGGTTCTCCGTCGTAAACCTCATCTCCGTCAAGCGTTCCGTGATAATCGTTAGTTACGTAGTCTCGACGTTTGCGTATGTCCGTCTCGGTCATAGTTTCGTAGCGCGCTGTATCGAGAGAATCGCGCTCCGACGCTGATGCATCTGAGTTGAGGAACTCGAGGAGTGCGGCGAATCCACCAGGCTGGTTTCGCTGGTCGATGAGGTTGGAAACATTTCGCTGTCGAGCCCAGTACATCGGTACAGGGCGCCCGTTGAACTTCGGAATGAAGTCAATCTCACCCACGGACCCGTTCCAGAACTTAACCACCCCACGTTTCGGGTCATGCGCATCGTTCAGCAGGTATGAGAGCCTAACCGTGTGGTCGAAGAGCACCGACTTCGAGAGCGCCGCCTCGACATCGGCGTCCGCGCCGAGCACTCCATTGAGATCGCGGTTCATGAATGCGTTTGCGATCCCTGGATCTCGGAGATAAACGCGAACTGACCGTGGGCGAAGGTTGTCGTATTCGGGTGACGGAGCGAGGGCATACAGTTTCGAGAGGACACCGAAGTACTTCCGCCGTAACGTTCGGCGATCGATATCGAACAGGTC is part of the Halogeometricum sp. S1BR25-6 genome and harbors:
- a CDS encoding AAA family ATPase, giving the protein MSSGDYSFRSLKEQLGTLRRDPETTAEWVKNAATNEEVLDEILIKEQLDVKHESTRQLGEVRRAVLGNLEIPDRYKQLVTDRQELAKIRVPDRVERNARAALEMGKPLVLYGPTGTGKTYFARQLADDLYDWDEVHTATPSWTPSDIIGGIQPAEEENGFAYRKQPGIVSKAVIDAREFGIEWGLILDEITRADISQVFGPLYTAIENSEQTIYQDDKHNVQLDSNVHIICTMNMSDRTVNELDDAITRRFAMVGLDEYDRAARDDLFSEWVDEHVPAIVPYDHETLVSLFHADYDGLNEGTTIDDDEPISRFGPMHYKDIAEFLGSACGSGGQYEDEELMDEAVGQAFATYTLPRLLNTATLPQMRQLETHYEVLSNDEEFIRFDLTPAIELVKREITAEGRQMNRTVFE